The genomic window ccaattggagattccaagtgtagctagGTCCTTCACCACTAAGTCTTttcaacggaatggaggtcttcctcttcttctattTCTCTCGACggaactgcgtcgaatactctcagagctgcaGTGTTGTCATCCATTCGAGCGacataacaaataataattcgctgaactatgtcaatgtcgttgtacagctcatcgttccatcgactgtggtattcgtcgttgccaatacgcaaaggaccgtaaatcttccgcagaatctttctctccaAAACTCGTAAAGCCGACAGATCAGATATTGTTATCGTGCATggctctacaccatatagcaggacgggaataatgagttaCTTGTAGcatttggtctttattcgtcgagagagaaatttacttctcaattgtctactcaatccaaagtagcacctgttggcaagaattagtATTTTCAAGgcagacgttgttgttggttggttggttccaagatagacaaaattatctaagacttcgaagttataggtgccaacagtgacgtgagagccaagtcttgagtgcgacgactgttagTTTCATGACAGgaggtatttcgtcttgccctcgttcactaccagacccatttgcttcgcttctttctCCAACTTGGAGAAGGCGCGGTTTTTATGGCCAATAATATTGATATACTGATGAGGTCCAATCAGTTcattgacggtgggctttgatctttcacacagtacgctcgatagaacattatatgcgatgttgaggagacttattcTACGGTAGTTGACGTAAattgtgggatctccctttttgtggattgggcagaataCTTCAATTTCAATCGTCGGGCATACTTCTTtaaacgggtaattgctatttgaacttcttcatcttCAGGCAATGGATCGTCTGTTCCATCGTTATCAATTGGGAAATCGGGCTCACCATCTCCTAGTGtaatgctttcactgccattcaacaggtTGCTGAAGAATTTCCTCGATAATTTGCTCTGActatcagtcactagatcacttttacgggttctacaagagtttgCTTCGACCTAGAGACCTTCTGTTAGCcgaaccttctttgtgtttgttgacgtgcgttttttgcagTATAGAGCCGGGTGCGTACCTTCGCTGTAACAAGAGGTCTGAGTCAATGTTAGGGTCTCGGAGTATACGCCCGTCTAAAACACTgtagacgtgtcttccatcttatatatgtatatctatatgttAAAAGTAGGCAACGTGAATAGCCCCCAGcgaatatttatacaaatattaagaatatacagtaaaatttccgaagaaaaaatatactttttttttaacttgtaGGTCATCATGTTTAGAGAACTTGATACAGACATAGAAAAAGTTTGATAGTGATCGTAATATTTGACTCCGAGTAACCAATGCAGCAAAATCCAAAACTGGGGTTTCGGGTAAACCTCGATTAAATACAAACTGATAGAGCGGATTGAACTGACTGGCTACTAGATCCAGAAAAAATTTTTGGGGGGGGGTGGTTTTACGAAAAGTTTTATTACTCAATGTATAGCAGTTCCCTCGCGAAAATTCAATTATTAGAGGACACGTTTTGTCctatattttgaatattcataGGGATTTGATCTGTCAGTTGATGAAATGCTAGAAGAATTCTTGGGAGATCCCGAGTAATCCTCAATTAATCACTGAGCTTCAGCGATACTACTTGTACAAATGTAGAGAAAGTTCGAATCAtatgaataacaacaaaaatcttgtaatttattataattgcttataatttgttgtgattttttttatcaataaccTCATTCCAAACCCATAtcaacaaacatatatttttctctgaGTTTGGGGGGTGTTTTAACACCAAACCCACACCCCCCGTGGATCCGCCGCTGACTAGAACCTAATAAAGGAATCATATTCTCCTGTTATACACAGCTAATGGTTTAGATACATGACATGAACGCCAGAAATTTTGGTACCGTATAAGAATAAGTAACAAGCtgaactaaatacatatattataggtCAAAACCAACCAGTTAAAATTTGTCTTTTTcaaccaaaaattaagaaaaaaactgcAACAGCCAAGCCTACGACCAATCGGAGTTGGGTTATAAACTGAGAGttcgagaaaaaaatttgacaatgCACATTAACATatgactataacatataactgtaTCCCAAAAGAGGGAAGcgaatttgcatttttaatttgcGGTCAACCTTGTGATCTCTTATATAATCTACTCTTGCAGATCTCGTTAATCATATAGTGCTTTGAGATTGCTGCTTTGACATTTTTTCTTCTTAGTCCCATTTCGGTTCAAATTCTTCATAAAGAccctttaaaataataatatagtaCTAACAACTGTAGCTTGattcaaattaaattgattttttcaacataacctccATAGAAACGCCGCTTATACAAGTTATAGCAAATAGAAGAATAAGTAACTCAGAATGAAAACTAATTCCACACATACAACGGAGTACGTCTTTGCTCCTCCAAGTATACTTTgaggttatacatatgtatattgaatcaAAAAACTTACCACGGGGTTGCTTTCCACAAATATTTCGCCACCGTTACCGAACACTGGCTTTTGTGGAACGACTACCAAATGAACTTCGAAGAACCGAAGTAACCGAATAAAACAGGAAACAAAACTACAACAAGGGTCATAGAACTGGCTGACGAACACGGTAACTAAGCAAGCAGTGTACACAGCTGAGTGTCGATTACACAAAGCGCACGAACGCGAATAGGGGTTGAGGGATGAATTACTTAAGCGCAAAAAGGTAGCGGTAGGGGTTGTGTACATGACAAAAGCGATACGACAGAGTCGTGTTAAACGACGGCTATGACGTTGCCGTGCCTAGTGGCAAAAGCACAAGTGGGCTGCAGCGGCAGCAAGGGGTGCGAATGAGGTAGTTATGTGTGTTGTGGACGAAAATTCTCATGAAAGTgtgtatacaagtacatactttCGATACACATACATCGACTCGTATAaattatgtatagtatgtgcaTTGGAAAATCAGCCGAAAAGCCGACAGGGAGTAACTGCTTTCGAAACGGCGAACAGTTGAACAGCAGCACTCGGAGCGTACGGAACAGTTACCGGCTTGGGCGAAAGCGGCACACACAACTTCTAACGCACTTCAGCAAATATTCTACTTCTCCACTGTACGGGTACCTCATTCCATTCCGTTGTTCAGTGTTCGGTTCAGCACGGGTTGGTTCAATTAATTCAGTTTCAGCCTTCAGTAGGTACTGGTGGATTTTTTTCACACACTTCTCCTGTTATACCGACAAATTAGTGGCAAAGTGTTAAACACTAGCAAACTACCGTTACGTGTATTGAACAACAGAAGAAAACGCATCGTCAGCCTAACTGAACTAAACGAACTAAAAATCCAGCAAAATGGCCGAAAATTGTGGAAAGTGCAAAAAATCGATTAGCAAGGAGGGCATCGTCATTTGCAATTCGGACGATTGCATGAAAAAGTTTCATCGCACTTGCGTGAATATCGACGATGCCATCTACGATGCGATTCAGAAGAACCCTTTGATTTCCTTCAATTGTGAGGAATGTAAAAATCAATCGCCCAAAGCGCTAGCCGCCAAGCTGCAGACGATGGAGGAGAAACTGAATAAAGTCTACAATGGCGTGAATCAGATCTCGACACGTATGTATCAGCAATATTTCCAATTCGGCAACGCGAACAATGTGGACCCGAAGAAGCAAACCAATAATCTCATCGTCGTTGGTAACAACTGTAATTCGGATCGTCTGCAAGTTGTCTGCGATTATGGGCGCTGGGTGCAGGTGGGCAAATTCGCAACCTCCACTAGTGAGGATGACATTATCGAGCATTTGGCTGAGGAATTGAAGATCAATAAGAATCTAGTCAAGTGCACCAAATTGGTGAAGAACGATGCGAATCTATCGCAATTGTCATAttgtaaatttaagatttcCATACCGGATTATCGCTTCAATGAGCTATTCAATGAGAATATCTGGCCCAGTGGTGTTATGGTCAGTCCATTCACACCACGTTCGCAATTGAATCAGAATCGTATATAAGGCAAAGCCATTGAAGGGCGGGTGGATGAGGGCGCTAATCGCAGACGGATAAatacgaagaagaagaagcggaAAAGAACAAAGGAGGATGGGGAGGAGAACGGCGGGGAGGGTGATAACGAAAAGCACGAAAAGAACGAAAAGCAAATGGAGTCGCGACCACAACAACCGGCTGCGACTGCGACTGCGGCAACGGTATTGCAGCACGACGAAACACCGGCGGCAGCTGAAACGGGCACACCAACGCCAGCGAACTGTGACAATGCAGGAAAACAGGTGAAGAACGTAGGCGACAATGAAGCGGCGCTAAATGAAGTGCAAACCGAGGAAACACAAGCACAGTGTCGCGAAACAGCAGACGAGGGCGTGTGGGAAGTGGAAGCAGCAATGCCGGAAAACGAAACGAACGACGTGTCTGATGCAACGCCAGCGGCCGAAGAGGAAGAAGCAGAAGTagaaatagaagaagaagaggaagtgGGCGAGCGGGCAGCAGGCACGGCAGCAGTTGAGGAAGTCGCCGGCGAGAGCATAAACGGTTAGGGGCATGGCATGTGTGTACGATAGAGACAAGTCCTTCGCTTTTCCGCTAAGTGGGCGACGCAGATGGGTGGGGGAACGCGAGCGCGCAACGCATGTATATGTAAACTTATATACACGGCAATGGGGTTGGAACAATAACGAGCGATTCAATGGCTAACAGCTCGACTGATAGGGGgatagaaaaaaatgaaaaccgaacatacacacttacataaatGTAATGGGAATGTGTACGattttgaaatacaaaaacaaaaatggcacatttatgtacattttcTACATTTTCCAAAGTGAATTAAGCCGAGCTCGCTACTAACAAGGGCTTGActttaattttcaaacatttaacatacatacaaacaatcgCATGGTATTGTTTTCGGAAAAttcatggaaaatttttaatggCAAACAAATGCTGCTAAATTCATTACGCACCAGCTGCGGTGGTGAAGCATTTCAAGTgttttaaaatgtgaaattggcgaaaataactgaaatatgcAGTTTTATATAGAAGCAGTCACAATGCTAaaatatatctatttatatgCAGAAATTATGTGCATGATTTATCTAGTAATTtacaaagcaaaataataatgaatatttgtCGTACTTACACACTTATCAACGcaaacgaaaaaagaaaaatatatttaaaacatttaagaaaCGTACATAACCAGTACATAACCAAATGATACCGTAAAGCAGACACGAAGTGGAAATTatctaaacaaaaattatgcaacTAATTGCAACTAATATTCCCTTTGAAAACATATGTAACACGCAGGCGAAGttagaaaaccaaaaaacataaatattttagtacgaTTAGCGCTACTGTAAAGCAAATACCAAATACTTACAAGTACACgtatactttttattatatttaaaagcatacatttgcattattatatataaatattttttttttttataatttccattGGTTTCATGAGAAACAATAGTTTTTAACTTGACAGAATATATTACTTTTGTTGATTCTTTTACCATTCATgtgatttcattaaaaaatagttgtgaaaatattaaaaaattataaataccaaatttcaaaacttttcaaagGATTTTAGCGCTAACCGCACTTTTATAAATAGGATAAATTgacattattataaaaaaattaaatatttccaatATCAATGTTTATATACTATTTAATATGCTACTACCCATATTCATGAAAAAAGaagtttttgaaattcaaacaaaattcttaaaaaaaaaagttttcgaaatttaaaaaattctgaatttgaatgtttttgaatttaagcacataatgaacaattttattaaaaaataaagtattttgaaatttaaaaaaattttaattgaaaagattttttttcaagcATATAGTAatcaaattcattaaaaaacagtttttagaatttaaaaaattctgaatttgaatgtttttttcAGGCACATAAtgcctaaaatcattaaaagtgaagttttcgaaatttaaaacattctgaacctaaaatatttgatcagattcttaaaaaaaagtttttgaaatttaaaaaattctaaatttaaaagttttagaaTTTTAAGCACATAatgaacaattttattaaaaaataaagtattttgaaatttaaaaaaattttaattgaaaagatttttttttcaagcatatagtaataaaattcattaaaaaacagtttttaaaattgaaaaaattctgaatttgaatgtttttttcAGGCACATAATACCAGAATTCTTGAAAACagtagtttttgaaatttaaaaattctgaattTAAAAGATTTGATGATTATAATCttgaaattcaacaaaaaagaagttttttaaatttttaaaattttgcatttaaaagaTTTGATGATCATAATCATGGAATTTGTTAagaataagttttaaaaatttaaaaaattctgaatttgAATGTTATAAtgcttaaaaatgtgaaaagtgaagtttttgaaattaaaaaaatctgaactt from Bactrocera tryoni isolate S06 chromosome 5, CSIRO_BtryS06_freeze2, whole genome shotgun sequence includes these protein-coding regions:
- the LOC120776710 gene encoding uncharacterized protein LOC120776710, coding for MAENCGKCKKSISKEGIVICNSDDCMKKFHRTCVNIDDAIYDAIQKNPLISFNCEECKNQSPKALAAKLQTMEEKLNKVYNGVNQISTRMYQQYFQFGNANNVDPKKQTNNLIVVGNNCNSDRLQVVCDYGRWVQVGKFATSTSEDDIIEHLAEELKINKNLVKCTKLVKNDANLSQLSYCKFKISIPDYRFNELFNENIWPSGVMVSPFTPRSQLNQNRI